From one Sediminitomix flava genomic stretch:
- a CDS encoding glutamate synthase subunit beta, with translation MQEFTKIERIVPQLKPTNERVDNFREISHQYTKEEARSQASRCVQCGNPYCSASGCPLSNNIPQWLKFIAQKDLELAFRISNETSPFPEILGRICPQDRLCEGACTLNDGNDEHTIGAITIGSIEVAISERGFEAGLKPEFASQKTGHKVAIIGSGPAGLSCATFLLRAGITPVVYEKADAAGGLLTYGIPGFKLEKKAVERRVNSLLEAGMELHLSTEIGKDVTFQEIYDKHDAVFMGIGATQGKVLSDENYNTDNLYMAVPFLTNTQKKLDEKMYDKKYDVKGKNVIVIGGGDTAMDCVRTSIRENAASVRCFYRRDEINMPGSRKEVAAAKEEGVEFRFLEQPKRFQVDEAGNITAVEFVNMQLSEADASGRQRASEVAGSEHFEEADIVILALGFDNERSKYLNANGIDTNEWGAIVTNDKLETSKKGVYAGGDTVRGADLVVTAALDGREAAFNIMEVLLEETEEDVVKATV, from the coding sequence ATGCAGGAATTCACTAAAATAGAACGAATCGTTCCGCAGTTGAAACCAACTAACGAACGTGTAGATAATTTCAGAGAAATCAGTCATCAGTACACTAAGGAGGAAGCACGCTCACAGGCAAGTCGTTGTGTTCAGTGTGGAAACCCTTACTGTAGTGCATCGGGCTGTCCTTTGAGCAATAATATTCCGCAATGGCTTAAGTTCATTGCACAAAAAGATTTGGAATTGGCCTTCCGTATTTCAAACGAAACATCTCCATTTCCAGAGATTTTAGGACGTATTTGTCCGCAAGATCGTCTGTGTGAAGGAGCTTGTACTTTGAATGATGGAAATGATGAGCATACAATCGGAGCAATTACGATTGGTTCAATTGAAGTAGCCATTTCTGAAAGAGGATTTGAAGCAGGTTTAAAACCTGAGTTTGCTTCTCAAAAAACAGGACATAAAGTAGCAATTATCGGATCAGGACCTGCAGGTCTTTCGTGTGCAACTTTCTTGTTGAGAGCAGGGATTACACCTGTAGTTTATGAGAAAGCAGATGCTGCTGGAGGTCTTTTGACTTACGGTATTCCTGGTTTCAAATTGGAGAAAAAAGCTGTTGAGCGAAGAGTAAATTCTTTGCTTGAAGCAGGTATGGAGCTTCACCTTAGCACCGAGATTGGAAAAGATGTTACTTTCCAAGAAATCTATGATAAGCATGATGCGGTGTTCATGGGAATTGGGGCTACACAAGGTAAAGTTCTTTCAGACGAGAATTATAATACAGACAACCTTTACATGGCTGTTCCTTTCTTGACCAATACGCAAAAGAAATTGGATGAGAAAATGTACGATAAAAAGTACGATGTAAAAGGAAAGAATGTCATCGTGATTGGTGGTGGTGATACAGCAATGGACTGTGTGCGTACTTCAATCCGTGAAAATGCTGCTTCGGTAAGATGTTTCTATCGTCGTGATGAAATAAATATGCCGGGTAGCCGTAAAGAGGTTGCAGCAGCCAAAGAAGAAGGTGTAGAATTCAGGTTCTTGGAGCAACCAAAACGTTTCCAAGTTGATGAAGCAGGAAATATCACAGCTGTTGAGTTTGTAAATATGCAACTGAGCGAAGCAGATGCTTCAGGAAGACAAAGAGCTTCAGAAGTAGCTGGAAGTGAGCATTTCGAAGAAGCTGATATCGTAATTCTTGCGCTAGGTTTTGACAACGAGCGTAGTAAGTATCTAAATGCGAATGGCATTGATACAAACGAATGGGGCGCAATTGTAACTAACGATAAGTTAGAAACTTCTAAGAAAGGAGTTTATGCAGGAGGTGATACTGTTCGTGGTGCTGACTTGGTTGTAACAGCTGCTTTAGACGGTAGAGAAGCTGCTTTCAATATCATGGAAGTTCTATTGGAAGAGACAGAGGAAGACGTCGTTAAAGCTACAGTTTAA